The Lactuca sativa cultivar Salinas chromosome 2, Lsat_Salinas_v11, whole genome shotgun sequence genome includes the window CACAAAAGAGAGAGAAGATATGGAAGagattaatcattttagtcataaaaATCATCCATTAAAGCTTGTCAACTCAGAGACGATTGATAATGCTGGTTTGGAGAatcgtggtggtggtggtgtaatAGGTTGCTATGCATGTCAAAAACCTATATCATCAAGTGGCTTTGCATATGCTTGCATGCCATGTCGTCACTTTATGCATAAAGCATGCGCACAGCTTCCGCTCACTATCAATCTGCCTTCCTTGTATGAGCATCCTCTAACGCTACGGGATCGCGGACCTGTAAAAGATTTCAGATCTTGGACTTGTGATGTTTGTTGTAATGTAAACCTAGGTAGGGGGTTTTATTATAATTTTAGAAAACCAGAGGACAACTTTAAGTTTAATGCTTGCATAGATTGTTGTGTTGTTGAGATTGGTCGCAAGGTGGAAGCTGATGTTATCAAGGAGGGGACAAGGATCAAGATTGAACATGAAGGTCATCCACAACACACTTTATCCCTTCAGTTAAGACCCGCTGCATTCCTGTGTGATGCTTGTAACACTGAGGATAAAGGTTTGTTCTATCTTTGCGACAGTTGTGGCTTTTGGATCCACAAGACTTGTGCTTCCTTAGCCCCTACCATCCATCGACCGCATCATCACCCTAATCACCCACTCACTCTGGTCTATTCTCTTCCAGAAAAATTCTATAAATTCTCTTTTTATTGCGAATTTTGCAACATTTACATCCGACGGAATGATTGGTTGTACCATTGTGAAAACTGTAGATATTTTTGCCATATCAAATGCGCCTTAAATGCAGAGCTACCTTCTACTCCAAGGTAAATCTTCTTTAATTTCCTTTTCTATGTTTAAGAAAATTGCTCCTTGAAATTAACTAAGAATTATATGTGGTTTCAGAGATGGTCCAAGTACTTCCATTGCTGATGAAGAGGTAGATAATTTGCTGCAATTTCCCATGTCAAATGCATTTACAAATCCATTGAAACTACTACACTCTGGAATGATAGCAccagatgatgacgatgatgctgaTCGAAAAACTATGATTAACCATTGGAGTCATCGTCATCCATTATTTCTTAATGTCAAACATCAAGCTGACATGTCTGGTTGTAGTAGTGATCGATTAGAGGTATGTCATGGATGTGTACGACACATATCACTTCCGTACTATAGTTGCAAATTAGATGGATGCTCATTCACTCTCCACAAATATTGTGCCGATTTACCCCTCAGATTAGAACATCTACTTCATCCACCTCATTTGCTTCACTTGACGTTGCAACATGCGTCTATCTatcaatgcaatggttgtttcaGCGGtggcaacaattttttttaccaGTGTCAAACTTGCAAGTTCTACCTCTGTGTCAACTGTGCATTTCTACCCAAAAGCATCAAACATAAATCCCACAAGCATCATCTTATCCAGGTTATTGATCGCGAACCTCTTTGTAGCATGTGCAACTCATGGTCCGAAAGGATGAGCTATGCTTGTAAGGCTTGTAACTTCATATTGGGCAAGCGTTGTGCAATGAGGATGCCGAATTCCATTGCTCATAGGTATTGCAAAGGACATGAAATCCCATTGATGTATCCCCCAATCATGGATCATCCCGAAGATTTCTTTTGCGATGTATGTGAGACGGAAATGCATCCCAAGTTCCCCATGTATTATtgtcaaaaatgcaaaaattcttTTCACCCTTGGTGCATTAGTGGGGATGATTATTATGAAAACATGGTGCACGAGGGTAGTAGAAACGTTTCCTATCACAAACATGTATTAACATATGTTCGAAGAAAGAGAACACCCAAATATGTGTGTTCTAATTGTAATTGTGATATTAATGGTCGTTTGGTTCTTGAATGTCGGGCAAAAGTTTGTAATTTCAATATATGTTATCTATGTCATCTTTTAATGAGGTAATATGATTCGAAAGTAACTAAGGAGTATGTCATTGTTTCTATAAGTTATTTCTATGGGTTGGCTTTCTCTTTTTCTTATCTTATATTCAAGAGATTCAtgcttaaaaaaataaataaataaaattgtctTCTTCAAGTATATTTTTTAAATGTGATTTTATAAAAAtgccatttaaaaaaaaaattatacttgAAGACCACATAAAGCAAATGAATGTTATCACAACTTCATTCTTTACAACTTTTCCCGTGCTCTCTTTCGAAGAATTGcattcatcaattctcaattcatacAACGACATTTCATTCATAAATTCTATCCTCTTTCTTGAACTGATATTCTTTATTTCATTTGCTTACTTTATTCACCCAAGTGTTAACATACAAAGAGAATTAAATCTTGAATTCcatgttgtattgtacaacttgCATGCATGTACTTTCTCATTAAGTTTATCTCCTCAATGCTGCCTTTCTCTACTTTCTCAAGTGTATAATGCACTGcttcttttggtttatagtaatCCTAGCTCTCTCAACCGCCATTAGTGAACACAAGTGCAACAATAAAATCAGGGATAAGAAGATTGTACCTTTAAGATTCCAATCATGGGGATTTTTTGAGTTTTCAACAGCAAGATCAGGATGACAATTGTGATGATTTTGTAATTTGACGATCTTATATATTAGAGGTTTTTGAAAACCAGGTGGGGTTTGGAATTGGGGGATGAACTATCATCTAGTTGGACCAACATTGAATCAATCCCTCATTCACACACTCATTAATTTTGTTGTCAAAAGATCGGAGAGCATAACAAATGAAGGGTGTAGGGAATGAGGTTCACCAAATCTGGAGAAGAAGGTCTCCTTCAAAGTAAACAATAGATAACCTGCAAAAATGATTGGGGTTGGTTCTTGAACAGGTGTGGGATGGAGTATTGGATACCAAGCAAGCACTTCTGAAGATCCATTCTTAACTtcttcaagtatatatatatatatatatatatatatatatatatatatatatatatatatatatatatatatatatatatatatatatatatatataggtcgtTAAACTACATATTGTTTCAAGTTGAGGATATCCGTTTCAACATATTTCATCTAAACTAATTATGTATTACTTCATCTTTCAGACTGAAAATTAAACACATAGGGAAAAAAAACTAATATATAAAACTTATTTGCATATTTTATCTCTGTTTAAAGTAATTATTTATCTCCTCCAACTCATGTTACTTGTTTATCATGGGAGATGAATAAGAAGGCTGGAATAATGCCGCCTGTTTCAGGTCAATGAAGATCTAGAAGAAGGTACGCGCGAGGTCTAACATCATCATACATATATTTGATGGAGCTCTTGATAGGAGCAGAATTAGATTTATTAATTGCAGGCAACCTTATATTCTTTTACATGACAGCATGGTTGAATTGGTCACAATCCCAGAAAAACCTTGGAAAAAGAGTCTTTAACATTGAAAATTAATCAAGAAAGAGACATGATCGCATTATCATAATCTTTTTTGTATAATCATTGACTTTATTCTTTAACATAAATTATCTACTATATATGTTGACTTTAAGCGCTTAGTTGTTGATTGCTTAGTTAATTCCCACTCTATCTTCACGAACTTatgaatatttatataaaatcaaGGCATTAGGTGAAACTTGTAGATCAAGGTTTGTAGGGATATGCATTGGCATCCATATTAGTATATAATAAGCATCGATCCTTCATGGTATTTATCAAAACATATTCAGGTGCCATTGACACATACACTATGTGTTAAGTTCTTGCTTAACCATGGCAACCTCTTTCTTTAGTTCATCATCTCCAGGACTTCAATTAGTTTCTTATATTATTTTCTTATTCTTGTTACCTTTATCTGAATCAGTATATTTCGAGATCAACCGTTTTGATGTTGATGCAACAAATATACTCTATTCAGGCGATGCCATGCCTTCTGTTGGAACCATAGAGTTCAACAAAGTCAACTACTTAACTCGTGTGGGTCAAGCCATATATGCAGATACGATCCCAATATGGGACGAAAAATCCGGTAAAGTTTCCGATTTCACCACTCACTTCACCTTCATCATTGACACACAATCTCAATCCACCTATGGCCATGGCCTCACTTTCTTTCTAGCCCCAGTTGGCTTCCAAATCCCACCCAACTCAGCTGGTGGCTTTTTAGGTTTATTCAACACAACTTACACCGATTCATCCCAAAACCAAATGATTGTCATCGAGTTTGACTCTTTCGTGAATTCAGAATGGGATCCTCCATATGAACATGTGGGTATCAATAAGAACTCGATTCATTCGGTTAATCACACTTCTTGGAATGCTAGTTTACACAGTGGAGACCCTGCGGATGTTTGGGTTTCTTACAATGCTACCACTCAGATTCTAAACCTGTCATGGAGCTACGGGGCTAGAAATGTTTCTAGAGAGAATACCAGTCTTTCCTATCAAGTTGACCTCCGGGAAGTTCTTCCTGAGTGGGTAACAGTTGGGTTTTCGGCTGCCACTGGTGCCAATGTGGAGAGACATATCCTTCAATACTGGGAGTTCATTTCAAGCTTGAATATTGTAAAAAAAAGTGAAGACAAGTCAAAGGAATGGAAACTAGCAGTTGGATTAATAGTCCCTCTTGGTGTTCTAGTTTTAGGAGGCATGGTTGCATTTGGTGTATTTTTTAGGAGAAAAAGAAAACCTAAACAGAAATCATCGGAAACAGTCACCTTAACATCGATGAACGATGATTTGGAAAGAGGAGCAggaccaaaaagattttcttatggGGATCTTGTTTCAGCTACCAACAATTTCTCCGGTGACCGGAAGTTGGGTGAGGGAGGATTCGGGTGTGTCTACAAGGGCTACTTAGCACGCGAAGGCATAGCGGTTGCTGTTAAGAAAATTTCACAGGGTTCTAAACAGGGGAAGAAAGAGTATATAACCGAAGTAAAGATTATTAGCAGTTTAAGGCATCGAAACCTGGTGCAACTCATCGGTTGGTGCCATGATCAAACTCAATTCTTGCTGGTGTACGAGTTTATGCCAAATGGCAGCCTTGATTCCCACCTTTTTGGCAAAAAGAGCTGTCTCGAGTGGGGTTTGAGGTACAAGATCGTTACTGGTTTAGCTTCTGCGTTGCTTTATCTCCATGAAGAATGGGAACAATGCGTGGTTCACCGAGATATCAAAACAAGCAACATCATGCTTGATTCGGGATTCAACGTGAAGCTCGGAGACTTTGGATTGGCTCGACTCATGGACCATGAATTGGGTCCACAGACAACTGGATTAGCCGGAACTTTGGGGTACTTGGCTCCTGAGTATGTAACGACAGGGAAGGCCAGCAGAGAGTCGGATGTTTACAGCTTCGGGGTGGTAGCATTAGAGATTGCTTGTGGGAGAAAGGCGATGGATAGTGTTGACCCAAATTCTGATCTAGGGTTAGTGCAGTGGGTTTGGGACTTGCTAGAAAAAGGGGAGCTGCTTTCGGGGGTGGACCAGAAGCTGAACAAGGAATTCGATGGGAAACAAGTGGAGCGTTTGATGACGGTGGGGTTATGGTGCGCTCACCCCGACCGGAGTCTGAGACCGTCGATCCTGCAAGCCATTCAGGTGCTTAAGTTCGA containing:
- the LOC128132428 gene encoding uncharacterized protein LOC128132428 encodes the protein MDITKEREDMEEINHFSHKNHPLKLVNSETIDNAGLENRGGGGVIGCYACQKPISSSGFAYACMPCRHFMHKACAQLPLTINLPSLYEHPLTLRDRGPVKDFRSWTCDVCCNVNLGRGFYYNFRKPEDNFKFNACIDCCVVEIGRKVEADVIKEGTRIKIEHEGHPQHTLSLQLRPAAFLCDACNTEDKGLFYLCDSCGFWIHKTCASLAPTIHRPHHHPNHPLTLVYSLPEKFYKFSFYCEFCNIYIRRNDWLYHCENCRYFCHIKCALNAELPSTPRDGPSTSIADEEVDNLLQFPMSNAFTNPLKLLHSGMIAPDDDDDADRKTMINHWSHRHPLFLNVKHQADMSGCSSDRLEIRTSTSSTSFASLDVATCVYLSMQWLFQRWQQFFLPVSNLQVLPLCQLCISTQKHQT
- the LOC111900254 gene encoding L-type lectin-domain containing receptor kinase IX.1, whose protein sequence is MATSFFSSSSPGLQLVSYIIFLFLLPLSESVYFEINRFDVDATNILYSGDAMPSVGTIEFNKVNYLTRVGQAIYADTIPIWDEKSGKVSDFTTHFTFIIDTQSQSTYGHGLTFFLAPVGFQIPPNSAGGFLGLFNTTYTDSSQNQMIVIEFDSFVNSEWDPPYEHVGINKNSIHSVNHTSWNASLHSGDPADVWVSYNATTQILNLSWSYGARNVSRENTSLSYQVDLREVLPEWVTVGFSAATGANVERHILQYWEFISSLNIVKKSEDKSKEWKLAVGLIVPLGVLVLGGMVAFGVFFRRKRKPKQKSSETVTLTSMNDDLERGAGPKRFSYGDLVSATNNFSGDRKLGEGGFGCVYKGYLAREGIAVAVKKISQGSKQGKKEYITEVKIISSLRHRNLVQLIGWCHDQTQFLLVYEFMPNGSLDSHLFGKKSCLEWGLRYKIVTGLASALLYLHEEWEQCVVHRDIKTSNIMLDSGFNVKLGDFGLARLMDHELGPQTTGLAGTLGYLAPEYVTTGKASRESDVYSFGVVALEIACGRKAMDSVDPNSDLGLVQWVWDLLEKGELLSGVDQKLNKEFDGKQVERLMTVGLWCAHPDRSLRPSILQAIQVLKFEGAAPNLPKKMPVAMYYAAPDGRELSSGSGGASLT